The Nesterenkonia xinjiangensis genome contains a region encoding:
- a CDS encoding exonuclease SbcCD subunit D, giving the protein MRWLHTSDWHLGRGFHGTSLVDAQQEMLDTVCRTVEDQRVGVVLVAGDVYDRALPPEWAVSMLERCLLRLADAGVTVIITSGNHDSAQRLGFGRGLMAASGVHLRTSLEDAWTPVTLDDGEEVVLVYGVPYLEPQLYASRLGLGRVSHTALMEEVIRRIQADVDRRRQDIRPGATLRTVLMAHLFAAHGVGSDSERAIGVEAPSGEPMEHSEESSGGLAVVPLSLFEGFDYTALGHLHGRQRLAPQVRYSGSPLRYSFSEARQAKGAWLWDSTDWSAITGLDWHIGRDLAQLRGALEEILDESTVRRHCEDFVQVTVTDAVRPERAFQRVQEAYPHLATFAHRPPQEPGAAAGYAEALHQAETPGQVVDSFLEHVRGRGPGEEEQEILIEALAAVRVDLARTGGPAPEEGTS; this is encoded by the coding sequence ATGCGATGGCTCCACACCTCCGACTGGCATCTGGGACGCGGCTTCCACGGCACCTCTCTGGTCGACGCCCAGCAGGAGATGCTGGACACCGTCTGCCGGACGGTCGAGGACCAGCGGGTGGGCGTGGTCCTCGTCGCCGGAGACGTCTACGATCGCGCCCTGCCCCCGGAATGGGCGGTGAGCATGCTGGAGCGCTGCCTGCTGCGGCTCGCCGACGCCGGGGTCACCGTCATCATCACCTCCGGAAACCATGACTCCGCCCAGCGGCTGGGATTCGGGCGTGGCCTGATGGCGGCCTCGGGCGTCCACCTGCGCACCTCCCTGGAGGACGCCTGGACCCCGGTGACGCTCGACGACGGCGAGGAGGTCGTCCTGGTCTACGGGGTGCCCTATCTGGAGCCGCAGCTCTATGCCTCACGCCTGGGTCTCGGGCGGGTCAGCCACACCGCGCTCATGGAGGAGGTCATCAGGAGGATCCAGGCGGACGTCGACCGCCGCCGCCAGGACATCCGCCCCGGAGCGACGCTGCGGACCGTCCTGATGGCCCACCTGTTCGCAGCCCACGGGGTGGGTTCCGACTCGGAGCGGGCCATCGGCGTCGAGGCACCCTCAGGGGAGCCCATGGAGCACTCGGAGGAGAGCTCCGGCGGTCTCGCCGTGGTCCCGCTGTCCCTGTTCGAGGGCTTCGACTACACCGCGCTGGGACACCTGCACGGTCGGCAGCGTCTGGCCCCGCAGGTCCGCTACAGCGGCTCGCCGCTGCGCTACTCCTTCTCCGAGGCGCGGCAGGCCAAGGGCGCCTGGCTCTGGGACAGCACGGACTGGTCCGCGATCACCGGACTGGACTGGCACATCGGCCGAGACCTCGCCCAGCTGCGCGGCGCGCTCGAGGAGATCCTGGACGAGTCCACCGTCAGGCGCCACTGCGAGGACTTCGTCCAGGTCACCGTCACCGACGCCGTGCGCCCTGAGCGCGCATTCCAGCGTGTCCAGGAGGCCTATCCGCACCTGGCGACCTTCGCCCACCGTCCCCCGCAGGAACCCGGCGCCGCGGCCGGCTACGCCGAGGCCCTGCATCAGGCGGAGACGCCGGGGCAGGTGGTGGACTCCTTCCTCGAGCACGTCCGCGGACGTGGGCCGGGGGAGGAGGAGCAGGAGATCCTCATCGAGGCGCTGGCCGCGGTGCGCGTGGACCTGGCCCGCACCGGAGGCCCCGCTCCGGAGGAGGGGACGTCATGA
- a CDS encoding exonuclease domain-containing protein has translation MSLNFTAVDFETANGFRGSPCSVGLVRIRDGVEVASHYTELRPPVGFDRFDPKNVAVHGLSPEAVAVAPRFSEAFADIEAFIGTDTLVAHNAAFDVEVFQAALEVSGMDSPGLRCWCSVQLSRVVYDLPSHALPKSAAEAGHTLGRHHHALEDARACAAIVCDISARQGIVELDELFLSCSLEPLHLPAWTGSPEEPSRATAQVRAMGPIFDSRVRTVPDEALPDLLRWQDEGRNLPPSEGADPAHPLHGEQVVFTGSLSIPRPEAKRLVAAHGGQTTSRVTAGTTLLVVGDGYRSTESTEQVPLQTNKSRDALRRRRQGQALQVLAEEEFRELLGESWPATAGPPPTAAVRLTPGL, from the coding sequence GTGAGCCTGAACTTCACCGCGGTGGACTTCGAGACGGCCAACGGGTTCCGCGGTTCGCCCTGTTCGGTGGGTCTGGTGCGGATTCGCGACGGCGTGGAGGTGGCCAGCCACTACACCGAACTGCGCCCCCCGGTGGGCTTCGACCGCTTCGACCCGAAGAACGTCGCCGTGCACGGGCTCTCCCCGGAGGCCGTCGCCGTGGCACCGCGCTTCTCCGAGGCGTTCGCGGACATCGAGGCGTTCATCGGCACCGACACCCTGGTGGCGCACAATGCCGCCTTCGACGTCGAGGTCTTCCAGGCCGCCCTCGAGGTCAGCGGGATGGACTCCCCAGGGCTGCGCTGCTGGTGCTCCGTGCAGCTGTCGAGGGTCGTCTACGATCTGCCCTCCCACGCGCTGCCGAAGTCCGCGGCCGAGGCCGGGCACACGCTCGGCCGCCATCACCATGCCCTGGAGGACGCACGGGCCTGCGCGGCGATCGTCTGCGACATCTCTGCTCGGCAGGGGATCGTCGAGCTGGACGAGCTCTTCCTCTCCTGCAGCCTCGAGCCCCTGCATCTGCCGGCCTGGACCGGATCCCCGGAGGAGCCCTCCCGGGCCACCGCCCAGGTGCGCGCGATGGGGCCGATCTTCGACTCGCGGGTCCGGACGGTCCCCGACGAGGCGCTGCCGGATCTGCTGCGCTGGCAGGACGAAGGCCGCAACCTCCCGCCCTCCGAGGGCGCGGACCCGGCCCATCCGCTCCATGGGGAGCAGGTGGTCTTCACCGGGAGTCTGAGCATTCCGCGCCCCGAGGCCAAACGTCTGGTGGCCGCCCATGGCGGGCAGACCACCTCCCGGGTCACCGCGGGGACGACTCTGCTGGTGGTCGGCGACGGCTACCGCTCGACGGAGTCCACTGAGCAGGTCCCGCTGCAGACCAACAAGTCCCGGGACGCCCTCCGGCGCCGGCGGCAGGGGCAGGCGCTGCAGGTGCTCGCCGAGGAGGAGTTCCGTGAGCTGCTGGGAGAGTCCTGGCCCGCGACCGCAGGTCCGCCGCCGACCGCCGCCGTCCGACTCACACCGGGGCTGTGA
- a CDS encoding MBL fold metallo-hydrolase — translation MELTIIGCSGSFPGPESPASCYMLSAEHEGRTWRIILDLGNGALGKLQQHIALEDLDAVCLSHLHPDHYMDLCGLHVAIRWRPGGWPGKHLPVFGPIYTDQRIANAYGMEPDPGMHPDFDFCSWNPWQAEQIGPFTITPVPVRHPIDEAYALRVQVSGEDGRLRTLTYSGDTDACDNLVEAARGADLFLCEAAFEDGRDDHIEGVHLNGHRAGEMATAAGVGRLLLTHIPVWTSQRILLEHARGTFTGDIAVAVGGVTYRVGPSGDAAPQTSPAPAVVVASDHPERTVRAQRD, via the coding sequence ATGGAACTGACGATCATCGGATGCAGCGGCTCGTTCCCCGGGCCCGAGTCGCCGGCATCGTGCTACATGCTCAGCGCGGAGCATGAGGGGCGCACCTGGCGGATCATCCTCGACCTCGGCAACGGCGCGCTGGGCAAGCTCCAGCAGCACATCGCGCTGGAGGACCTCGACGCGGTCTGCCTGAGCCACCTGCACCCCGACCACTACATGGACCTCTGCGGACTCCACGTGGCGATCCGCTGGCGTCCCGGCGGCTGGCCCGGCAAGCACCTGCCGGTCTTCGGACCGATCTACACCGACCAGCGCATCGCCAACGCCTACGGCATGGAACCGGACCCGGGCATGCACCCGGACTTCGACTTCTGCAGCTGGAACCCCTGGCAGGCCGAACAGATCGGGCCCTTCACCATCACTCCGGTCCCGGTGCGGCATCCCATCGACGAGGCCTACGCGCTGCGGGTGCAGGTCTCCGGCGAGGACGGCCGACTGCGCACCTTGACCTATTCCGGGGACACCGACGCCTGTGACAATCTCGTCGAGGCCGCCCGGGGTGCCGACCTCTTCCTCTGCGAGGCCGCCTTCGAGGACGGCCGGGACGACCACATCGAAGGAGTGCACCTCAACGGCCACCGTGCCGGCGAGATGGCCACCGCCGCAGGCGTCGGGCGGCTGCTGCTGACCCACATCCCGGTGTGGACCTCCCAGCGGATCCTCCTGGAGCACGCCCGCGGCACGTTCACCGGTGACATCGCGGTAGCTGTCGGGGGAGTGACCTACCGGGTCGGGCCCTCCGGAGACGCCGCACCCCAGACCTCGCCGGCACCCGCCGTCGTCGTCGCATCCGACCACCCCGAGAGGACCGTGAGAGCACAGCGTGACTGA
- the rph gene encoding ribonuclease PH, which produces MTENLQRADGRAPDQLREVRITRGWSEHAEGSALIEFGGTRVLCTASFESNVPRWLKGRGTGWVTAEYAMLPRATNTRSSRESVKGKIGGRTHEISRLIGRSLRAVVDTAALGENMITLDCDVLQADGGTRTAAVTGAYVALADAVAWAREQGHVARRAEVLTDSVAAVSVGILLNGTPVLDLPYSEDSTAETDMNVVATGAGEFVEVQGTAEGAPFRRDELDALLDLALAGTAQLTRLQQEALAS; this is translated from the coding sequence GTGACTGAGAACCTCCAGCGAGCCGATGGACGTGCCCCCGACCAGCTGCGCGAGGTGAGGATCACCCGCGGATGGTCCGAGCACGCCGAAGGCTCGGCGCTCATCGAGTTCGGCGGCACCCGGGTGCTGTGCACAGCCTCCTTCGAGTCCAACGTCCCGCGCTGGCTCAAGGGCCGTGGCACCGGCTGGGTCACCGCCGAGTACGCCATGCTTCCCCGAGCCACCAACACCCGCTCCTCCCGCGAATCCGTGAAGGGGAAGATCGGGGGCCGCACCCACGAGATCTCCCGGCTGATCGGCCGTTCGCTGCGCGCCGTGGTGGACACCGCCGCCCTGGGGGAGAACATGATCACCCTGGACTGTGACGTCCTGCAGGCCGACGGCGGCACACGCACCGCGGCCGTCACCGGCGCCTACGTGGCGCTCGCCGACGCCGTCGCCTGGGCCCGGGAGCAGGGCCATGTGGCTCGCCGCGCCGAGGTGCTCACCGACTCGGTGGCAGCCGTCTCCGTGGGGATCCTGCTCAACGGCACCCCGGTGCTGGACCTCCCGTACTCGGAGGATTCCACCGCCGAGACCGACATGAACGTGGTCGCCACCGGGGCAGGAGAGTTCGTCGAGGTGCAGGGCACCGCGGAGGGTGCCCCCTTCCGCCGAGACGAGCTCGACGCGCTGCTCGACCTCGCGCTCGCCGGCACCGCGCAGCTGACGCGGCTCCAGCAGGAGGCTCTGGCCTCGTGA
- the murI gene encoding glutamate racemase gives MKAAAPHPEAPIGIFDSGVGGLTVARAVLDQLPGESVLYIGDTAHGPYGPLPIAKVRAQSLGVMDELVDSGVKALVIACNSASSAVLRDARERYTARYGIPVVEVIQPAVRRAVAATRSGRIGVIGTAATVGSRAYEDTFAAAPQLHVTSAACPRFVEFVERGITASPELIAAAEEYTAPLREQEVDTLVLGCTHYPLLTGVLSYVMGDSVTLVSSAEETAKDLFAALTRHGLLRDADASVGEHIFLSTGPADSFRRLARRFLGPEVAEVRQLDHVTETYPTGVIPQITDAMLAGATAPSTSSPPAASVPRAAAGGETT, from the coding sequence GTGAAGGCCGCTGCTCCTCATCCCGAGGCGCCCATCGGGATCTTCGACTCTGGGGTCGGCGGGCTGACCGTCGCCCGGGCGGTGCTGGACCAGCTGCCCGGCGAGTCGGTGCTCTACATCGGGGACACCGCGCACGGGCCCTACGGCCCGCTGCCCATCGCGAAGGTCCGGGCGCAGTCCCTGGGCGTCATGGACGAGCTCGTGGACTCGGGGGTCAAGGCCCTGGTCATCGCCTGCAACTCCGCCTCCTCTGCCGTGCTCCGGGACGCACGGGAGCGGTACACGGCGCGCTACGGGATCCCCGTGGTGGAGGTCATCCAGCCGGCGGTGCGGCGTGCCGTGGCGGCGACCCGCTCCGGACGGATCGGCGTCATCGGCACGGCCGCCACGGTGGGCTCCCGCGCCTACGAGGACACCTTCGCCGCGGCCCCGCAGCTCCACGTCACCTCGGCGGCCTGTCCACGATTCGTGGAGTTCGTGGAACGCGGGATCACCGCCTCGCCCGAACTGATCGCCGCCGCCGAGGAGTACACCGCTCCGCTGCGTGAGCAGGAGGTGGACACCCTGGTGCTGGGCTGCACCCACTACCCGCTGCTGACCGGGGTGCTCTCCTATGTCATGGGCGACTCGGTCACCCTGGTCTCCTCAGCCGAGGAGACCGCCAAGGACCTCTTCGCCGCGCTCACCCGACATGGGCTGCTGCGTGACGCCGACGCCTCGGTCGGGGAGCACATCTTCCTCTCCACCGGGCCCGCCGACTCGTTCCGTCGGCTGGCCCGCCGATTCCTGGGACCCGAGGTCGCGGAGGTGCGGCAGCTCGACCATGTGACGGAGACCTACCCCACCGGTGTGATTCCACAGATCACCGACGCTATGCTGGCCGGTGCGACCGCGCCGTCGACGTCATCGCCACCGGCTGCATCGGTGCCGCGCGCCGCCGCTGGCGGAGAGACGACCTGA
- a CDS encoding ADP-ribosylglycohydrolase family protein: protein MTPDDPSLRPPAPDGFSDARLITRFAPVLRAGLGAALAAGDSGPRLHAEALHQVCLADGLLELLDWTRQGVAADPLACLWLASLRWHRLLTGSFPEGAPEPPARATDRALAELLNGRSPTLALMPDSGEVSRRGLATGEMAYPSSPAQPECADPSGLLRLVPLALVPYVEDSMLLRWTEQALALTQGHPRLHADAARLVATVRGLGAQEEPGPAAVRAALAQARDIMTDADEVTAAAVLAQVRAAGGQQPDVTALPDELEATLQAALLTPWQRVTAPV, encoded by the coding sequence GTGACCCCCGACGATCCCTCCCTCAGACCTCCGGCCCCCGATGGCTTCTCCGACGCCCGACTGATCACCCGCTTCGCTCCGGTGCTCCGCGCCGGTCTCGGCGCCGCCCTGGCCGCCGGCGACTCCGGCCCCAGGCTGCACGCCGAGGCCCTGCACCAGGTGTGCCTCGCCGATGGTCTGCTGGAGCTGCTGGACTGGACCCGGCAGGGTGTGGCCGCCGACCCGCTGGCCTGCCTCTGGCTGGCCTCGCTGCGCTGGCATCGGCTGCTGACCGGCTCCTTCCCGGAGGGCGCCCCCGAGCCGCCGGCCCGCGCCACCGACCGGGCGCTGGCCGAGCTGCTGAACGGCCGGTCTCCGACGCTGGCACTGATGCCGGACAGCGGAGAGGTCTCCCGCCGGGGACTGGCCACCGGAGAGATGGCCTACCCCTCCTCACCGGCGCAGCCGGAGTGCGCCGACCCTTCCGGTCTGCTGCGGCTGGTGCCGCTGGCGCTGGTCCCCTACGTGGAGGACTCCATGCTGCTGCGCTGGACGGAACAGGCGCTGGCCCTGACCCAGGGCCATCCCCGGCTCCATGCCGACGCAGCTCGGCTCGTCGCGACGGTGCGTGGACTCGGCGCCCAGGAGGAACCCGGTCCGGCGGCGGTCCGGGCGGCGCTCGCGCAGGCGCGAGACATCATGACCGATGCCGACGAGGTCACCGCCGCCGCGGTGCTGGCCCAGGTGCGGGCCGCGGGCGGTCAGCAGCCCGACGTCACCGCCCTTCCGGACGAGCTCGAGGCGACCCTGCAGGCCGCCCTGCTGACGCCCTGGCAGCGCGTCACAGCCCCGGTGTGA
- the rdgB gene encoding RdgB/HAM1 family non-canonical purine NTP pyrophosphatase produces MTSAARDAQIVLATRNAGKVREFRALLAGAPALGDLDLDVAVVDAATAGCAEVPETGVTFEENALLKAHAVAAETGLPAVADDSGLAVEVLGGAPGIFSARWAGADATDARNLELLLEQLADIAPAHRGAAFVCAAALVLPDGREVTRLGRLEGTLLTAPRGDGGFGYDPILRPVGETRSCAELTMEEKNAISHRGQAFAALRDEIVEVLQGARER; encoded by the coding sequence GTGACCTCCGCCGCCCGTGACGCCCAGATCGTGCTGGCCACCCGCAACGCCGGGAAGGTCCGTGAGTTCCGCGCCCTGCTGGCCGGGGCCCCCGCGCTCGGAGACCTGGACTTGGACGTCGCCGTCGTCGACGCCGCCACCGCCGGCTGCGCCGAGGTGCCGGAGACCGGAGTGACCTTCGAGGAGAACGCGCTGCTGAAGGCCCATGCTGTGGCCGCCGAGACCGGTCTGCCTGCGGTGGCCGATGACTCCGGTCTGGCGGTGGAGGTCCTCGGCGGAGCTCCAGGCATCTTCTCCGCCCGCTGGGCCGGCGCGGACGCCACCGACGCCCGCAACCTGGAGCTGCTGCTCGAGCAGCTGGCCGACATCGCCCCCGCGCACCGCGGCGCGGCCTTCGTCTGCGCCGCCGCGCTCGTCCTGCCCGACGGCCGCGAGGTCACCCGGCTGGGCCGGCTGGAGGGCACGCTGCTGACCGCACCCCGTGGCGACGGGGGATTCGGCTACGACCCGATCCTGCGGCCGGTGGGGGAGACCCGCAGCTGTGCGGAGCTCACCATGGAGGAGAAGAACGCCATCTCCCACCGTGGCCAGGCCTTCGCTGCCCTTCGCGATGAGATCGTCGAGGTCCTGCAGGGAGCACGCGAACGGTGA